Proteins co-encoded in one Actinomycetota bacterium genomic window:
- a CDS encoding SGNH/GDSL hydrolase family protein, producing the protein MSGRPRTVSLLCMILCMILLVASLASLHAGCGGGGVAGKEEAPAGAGEVSPAGDIAAEEGTRTSTRGASTLHMCGRSVLAGWFEHWGWDYDPGNPVRFSGYELIYHEMDTPPGIVDTALDVVRDIAREGGSALFFKLCFADFEGGDEETARANLESNMRIVRAVADTVVGEGLPLILGNALPMVREYTDTWLTWNHREYNRFLAELAAAHPGRIVILDLYGTLASPGGWLRPEYALDPYDSHLNDAAYAALDPVLAQSLGDL; encoded by the coding sequence ATGTCGGGTCGTCCGCGCACCGTCAGCCTGCTCTGCATGATACTATGCATGATACTTCTCGTCGCATCGCTCGCGTCCCTCCACGCCGGTTGCGGCGGTGGGGGCGTTGCCGGCAAAGAGGAAGCGCCCGCCGGAGCGGGGGAGGTCTCCCCCGCGGGCGACATCGCCGCGGAGGAGGGTACGCGAACCTCCACGCGGGGTGCCTCCACCCTGCACATGTGCGGGCGCTCCGTGCTCGCGGGATGGTTCGAGCACTGGGGCTGGGATTACGATCCTGGGAACCCCGTGCGCTTCTCCGGCTACGAGCTCATCTACCACGAGATGGACACCCCACCCGGCATCGTGGACACCGCCCTAGACGTGGTGCGGGACATCGCACGCGAAGGGGGGAGCGCCCTCTTCTTCAAACTCTGCTTCGCTGACTTCGAGGGAGGCGACGAGGAGACAGCGCGTGCGAACCTCGAGAGCAACATGCGCATCGTCCGGGCCGTCGCCGACACGGTGGTGGGAGAGGGCCTGCCGCTCATCCTGGGCAACGCCCTCCCCATGGTGAGGGAATACACGGACACCTGGCTGACCTGGAACCACCGCGAGTACAACCGCTTCCTCGCGGAGCTGGCGGCGGCGCACCCCGGCCGCATCGTGATCCTGGACCTCTACGGCACGCTGGCCTCCCCCGGGGGCTGGCTGCGCCCCGAGTACGCCCTCGACCCCTACGACTCCCACCTCAACGACGCCGCCTACGCGGCCCTGGACCCGGTCCTCGCGCAGTCGCTGGGCGATCTTTGA
- a CDS encoding VOC family protein — MGRRSEMSAAHNVEKLDHAAFAVRDKDLAAAFLTRVLGAQEVMDMEWGGFRFTSFLLGSGSMLELVYSDDPNNFVNRFIARRGEGLHHLTFKVSDLEGTVEHLRAQGLNPFDINTSNPLWKECYLHPREALGTLMQFAEFPEEEWIKVWAQSQK; from the coding sequence GTGGGAAGGAGGTCTGAGATGTCCGCTGCGCACAACGTCGAGAAGCTGGATCACGCGGCTTTCGCGGTGAGGGACAAGGACCTGGCGGCGGCCTTCCTGACCAGGGTCCTGGGGGCCCAGGAGGTCATGGACATGGAATGGGGCGGCTTCCGCTTCACCTCCTTCCTCCTGGGCTCTGGGAGCATGCTGGAGCTGGTGTACTCCGATGACCCGAACAACTTCGTCAACCGCTTCATCGCCAGGCGCGGGGAGGGATTGCACCACCTCACCTTCAAGGTGAGCGACCTGGAGGGCACGGTGGAACACCTGCGGGCGCAGGGCCTCAACCCCTTCGACATCAACACCTCCAACCCCCTGTGGAAGGAATGCTACCTGCACCCCCGCGAGGCGCTGGGGACCCTCATGCAGTTCGCGGAGTTCCCCGAGGAGGAGTGGATCAAGGTCTGGGCGCAGTCGCAGAAGTAG
- the hypE gene encoding hydrogenase expression/formation protein HypE: MRPWLPFGRKAVRRMPPEIVTMAHGGGGSRMVELLEEVVFPALGESAAVDAEDAAALALPGDLEGCRLAYTTDSFVVKPLFFPGGDIGKLAVCGTVNDLSMRGARPLFLTLGLILEEGLPFQVLVDVLASLRRWSEEAGVRIVAGDTKVVEKGAADGLYVNTSGVGVIPAGREVSIKGAKAGDLLLVSGCVGDHETAVLSCREGFDFQVEVESDCAPLNGLVEAMLEAGEVHALRDPTRGGLAASLKEMASASGVAMELREADIPVREGVRAFCEMLGLDPLLLANEGKLLASVPEESAPAVLEAMRSHPLGREAAVVGKALDGRGGEVSLLTPLGSHRLLRMPSGEHFPRIC; encoded by the coding sequence ATGCGGCCATGGCTCCCCTTCGGCCGGAAGGCGGTGAGACGCATGCCCCCTGAGATTGTCACCATGGCCCACGGCGGGGGTGGCTCGCGCATGGTGGAACTGTTGGAAGAGGTGGTCTTTCCCGCCCTGGGGGAGAGCGCCGCGGTCGACGCCGAGGATGCCGCGGCCCTTGCCCTGCCCGGCGACTTGGAGGGATGTCGGCTCGCCTACACCACGGATTCCTTCGTGGTCAAGCCGCTCTTCTTTCCCGGCGGGGATATCGGAAAGCTCGCCGTGTGCGGCACGGTGAACGACCTCTCCATGCGAGGTGCGAGGCCCCTTTTCCTCACCCTGGGCCTCATCCTGGAGGAGGGTTTGCCTTTCCAGGTCCTGGTAGATGTCCTCGCATCCCTGCGACGCTGGTCGGAGGAGGCGGGGGTGCGCATCGTGGCCGGGGACACCAAGGTGGTGGAGAAGGGAGCAGCCGACGGGCTCTACGTGAACACCTCCGGGGTGGGGGTCATCCCGGCCGGGAGGGAGGTATCCATAAAGGGGGCGAAGGCGGGCGACTTACTCCTGGTGAGCGGCTGCGTGGGCGATCACGAGACCGCGGTGCTGAGCTGCAGGGAGGGATTTGACTTCCAGGTGGAGGTGGAGTCGGACTGCGCACCCCTGAACGGCCTGGTGGAGGCGATGCTGGAGGCGGGCGAAGTACATGCCCTCCGCGATCCCACCCGGGGAGGCCTGGCCGCCTCCTTGAAGGAGATGGCCTCCGCATCAGGGGTGGCCATGGAGTTGAGGGAGGCAGACATACCGGTGCGGGAAGGGGTGCGCGCCTTCTGCGAGATGCTGGGCCTGGACCCCCTGCTCCTGGCCAACGAGGGCAAGCTCCTGGCCTCCGTTCCCGAGGAGTCGGCCCCCGCCGTGCTTGAGGCCATGCGCTCCCATCCCCTGGGGAGGGAGGCGGCGGTCGTCGGCAAAGCACTCGACGGGCGCGGGGGCGAGGTCTCCCTCCTGACCCCTCTCGGCTCACACCGCCTGCTGCGCATGCCCTCCGGCGAGCACTTCCCCCGCATCTGCTGA
- the hypD gene encoding hydrogenase formation protein HypD, which yields MKYLDEFRNADLLRGQLRGILAFPFRAAFMEVCGTHTMAVSRSGLRSALSEKVELVSGPGCPVCVTSQRDMGRAIALAGLEGVTLATFGDMMRVPGPQGTLMEASSRGADVRVVYSPLDAVALAEENPDRRVVFLGVGFETTAPTVAAAVLRAREKGIDNFFLLSLHKLIPPALKALVGMVDFSIDGFLLPGHVSVILGTEAYRFLAEEHGIPCVISGFEAADILRAVFLLMRMKQEGRPEVANEYSRAVRAQGNPKARETMLRVFREADAEWRGLGVIPGSGLELREEFRALDAGEWGVEVPEPEEKSGCRCGDVLCGRLKPPDCPLFARSCTPDSPFGPCMVSSEGTCASYYLYEVRED from the coding sequence TTGAAGTACCTCGACGAGTTCAGGAACGCCGATCTCCTGCGCGGACAGCTGCGCGGGATCCTCGCCTTCCCCTTCCGCGCCGCCTTCATGGAGGTCTGCGGGACGCACACCATGGCCGTCTCCCGTTCCGGGCTGCGCTCCGCCCTCTCCGAGAAGGTGGAACTGGTATCCGGGCCCGGATGTCCCGTGTGCGTGACCTCGCAGAGGGACATGGGGCGCGCGATCGCCTTGGCGGGCCTGGAGGGCGTCACGCTGGCCACCTTCGGGGACATGATGCGCGTGCCGGGGCCCCAGGGCACCCTCATGGAAGCCTCTTCCAGGGGGGCGGACGTGAGGGTGGTCTACTCGCCGCTGGACGCCGTCGCCCTGGCGGAGGAGAACCCGGACCGCAGGGTGGTCTTCCTGGGGGTGGGTTTCGAGACCACCGCCCCCACCGTGGCCGCGGCGGTCCTGCGGGCCAGGGAGAAGGGAATTGACAATTTCTTCCTGCTCAGCCTGCACAAGCTCATCCCCCCGGCACTGAAGGCCCTTGTCGGTATGGTTGATTTTTCCATAGACGGCTTCCTCCTTCCCGGGCACGTCAGCGTGATACTGGGGACGGAGGCCTACCGCTTCCTGGCGGAGGAACACGGCATACCCTGCGTGATATCCGGGTTCGAAGCGGCGGACATCCTACGCGCCGTCTTCCTGCTCATGCGTATGAAGCAGGAGGGCAGGCCGGAGGTGGCGAACGAGTACTCCCGCGCGGTGCGCGCGCAGGGCAACCCCAAGGCCCGGGAGACCATGCTCCGCGTCTTCCGGGAGGCGGACGCGGAGTGGCGGGGGCTGGGGGTCATACCCGGGAGCGGGCTGGAGCTGCGGGAGGAGTTCCGCGCCCTCGACGCCGGGGAGTGGGGGGTGGAGGTCCCGGAGCCGGAGGAGAAGAGCGGCTGCCGCTGCGGCGACGTCCTGTGCGGCAGGTTAAAACCCCCGGACTGCCCCCTCTTCGCCCGCTCCTGCACGCCGGACAGCCCCTTCGGTCCCTGCATGGTGTCCAGCGAGGGGACGTGCGCCTCCTACTATCTCTACGAGGTCCGGGAGGATTGA
- a CDS encoding HypC/HybG/HupF family hydrogenase formation chaperone: MCLAVPAQVLELMEDETALIEMGGVRKVVSLMLLDGVVSGDYVLVHAGFAIEKVDREEAERTLAVLEKAAEFGPLYE, encoded by the coding sequence ATGTGCCTAGCGGTTCCGGCACAAGTCCTGGAGTTGATGGAAGACGAGACCGCCCTCATAGAGATGGGAGGCGTACGCAAGGTCGTAAGCCTCATGCTCCTCGACGGGGTGGTGAGCGGCGATTACGTGCTCGTGCACGCGGGCTTCGCCATAGAGAAGGTGGACCGGGAGGAGGCGGAGAGGACCCTTGCCGTCCTGGAGAAAGCGGCGGAGTTCGGCCCCCTCTACGAATAA
- the hypF gene encoding carbamoyltransferase HypF: protein MERCLRIEVRGIVQGVGLRPCIYRLAREHRLAGWVENTPEGALVVAAGSADELATFLEKITAEAPPAAVIEEVIAREVAREEVLPSADGGFRIRDSSQEGRKAALISPDLATCADCLREMHDPADRRYRYPFINCTNCGPRFTIIADIPYDRPLTTMAAFTMCPECEREYHDPADRRFHAQPNACPKCGPRLRLEDGRGNVLPGDPVVLAAEALRAGKTVAVKGLGGFQLACDATSDAAVSRLRERKRRYAKPLAVMAASLQEAERYCEVSEEERALLASPRAPIVLLRERDGSPLSRLVAPGLDRQGIFLPYTPLHHLLLEEAGIPLVMTSGNVSEEPIAKDNDEARSRLAGIADLFLVHDRDILVRYDDSVTSVLLGREYPLRRARGYAPYPVVVAREYGVEVLALGAELKNTFCFLRGRHAFLGQHIGDLDDLETLRHYEEAMAAVRRLFDLSPGLVAHDLHPDYMSTQLAADFALPRVAVQHHHAHVASCLADNGFSGRVIGVAWDGTGYGADGTVWGGEFLLCDEAEFTRAGHLHAFPMPGGEVCARELERMAFGVLWGTYGEEDAVMDIFSSRFAQGDGTGGFFGRGRMEGMGAGRDADPRGKAQALAAQVRSGINVPFTSSAGRLFDAVAALLGVRGVAYYEGQAACELEAVASSCPRSRMPGYEVRLAGGGLPWVLDTRPLVLAVLEDLEGGRDVSSIAAGFHAALARGIVETCLALRRETGIAVAALSGGVFQNRLLTAMAVEGLESEGFRCLLHRRVPCNDGGVSLGQAVAAASRSERGLPLGE, encoded by the coding sequence ATGGAAAGGTGCCTGCGCATCGAGGTCAGGGGCATCGTGCAGGGCGTCGGGTTACGGCCCTGCATCTACCGCCTGGCGCGCGAACATCGCCTGGCGGGCTGGGTGGAGAACACCCCCGAGGGGGCCCTGGTGGTCGCCGCCGGGAGCGCGGATGAGCTGGCGACCTTCCTGGAGAAGATAACCGCGGAGGCTCCGCCGGCTGCGGTGATCGAGGAGGTCATAGCGAGGGAGGTTGCCCGTGAAGAGGTCCTGCCTTCCGCGGACGGCGGCTTCCGCATCCGGGATAGCTCGCAGGAGGGGAGGAAGGCCGCCCTCATCTCGCCGGACCTGGCCACCTGCGCGGATTGCCTGCGGGAGATGCACGACCCAGCCGACCGCCGCTACCGTTACCCCTTCATCAACTGCACAAACTGCGGCCCCCGCTTCACCATCATCGCCGACATCCCCTACGACCGGCCCCTGACCACCATGGCCGCCTTCACCATGTGTCCCGAGTGCGAGAGGGAATACCACGACCCCGCCGACCGCCGTTTCCACGCCCAACCCAACGCCTGCCCGAAGTGCGGCCCGCGCCTCCGGTTGGAGGACGGGCGTGGAAACGTCCTGCCGGGGGACCCCGTGGTCCTCGCGGCGGAAGCTCTGCGTGCGGGAAAGACCGTGGCGGTCAAGGGCCTGGGCGGTTTCCAGCTCGCTTGTGACGCCACGAGCGACGCGGCGGTCTCCCGCCTGCGGGAGCGAAAGCGCCGCTACGCCAAGCCCCTCGCGGTCATGGCTGCGAGCCTGCAGGAGGCTGAGAGATATTGCGAGGTGAGCGAGGAAGAGCGCGCCCTCCTCGCCTCGCCCCGCGCTCCCATAGTGCTCCTGCGGGAGAGGGACGGCTCGCCGCTTTCCCGGCTGGTGGCACCGGGCCTGGACAGGCAGGGCATCTTCCTCCCCTACACCCCCCTGCACCACCTGCTCCTGGAAGAAGCCGGGATACCCCTGGTGATGACCAGCGGAAACGTGAGCGAAGAGCCCATCGCCAAGGACAACGACGAGGCGCGCAGCCGCCTGGCGGGGATCGCGGACCTTTTCCTCGTGCACGACCGCGACATCCTGGTCAGGTACGACGACTCGGTGACATCCGTGCTGCTGGGGAGGGAGTATCCCCTGCGGAGGGCCAGGGGTTACGCGCCCTACCCGGTGGTCGTGGCGCGGGAGTACGGGGTGGAGGTGCTTGCCCTGGGGGCGGAGCTCAAGAACACTTTCTGTTTCCTGAGGGGGAGGCACGCCTTCCTGGGACAGCACATCGGCGACCTGGACGACCTGGAGACCCTCCGCCATTACGAGGAAGCCATGGCCGCCGTGCGGCGCCTCTTCGACCTGAGTCCGGGACTGGTCGCCCATGACCTGCACCCCGATTACATGTCCACGCAGCTGGCCGCGGATTTCGCCCTGCCGCGGGTCGCCGTGCAGCACCACCACGCGCACGTGGCGAGCTGCCTGGCGGATAACGGCTTCTCCGGAAGGGTCATAGGCGTCGCCTGGGACGGGACGGGCTACGGCGCGGACGGCACGGTGTGGGGTGGCGAATTCCTCCTCTGCGACGAGGCGGAGTTCACGCGCGCGGGACACCTCCATGCCTTCCCCATGCCGGGGGGAGAGGTGTGCGCGCGGGAACTGGAACGCATGGCCTTCGGCGTGCTCTGGGGTACGTACGGGGAAGAGGACGCCGTAATGGATATATTTTCCAGTCGGTTCGCGCAGGGAGACGGGACCGGGGGCTTCTTCGGGCGAGGCCGCATGGAAGGGATGGGGGCCGGGCGCGATGCGGACCCGCGGGGAAAGGCGCAGGCGCTCGCCGCGCAGGTGAGAAGCGGCATCAACGTGCCCTTCACCTCCAGCGCGGGGCGCCTGTTCGACGCCGTGGCCGCCCTGCTGGGAGTGCGCGGGGTGGCGTATTACGAGGGCCAGGCGGCGTGCGAGCTGGAGGCCGTCGCCTCCTCTTGCCCGCGTTCCCGCATGCCCGGCTATGAGGTGCGCCTGGCGGGCGGCGGTCTGCCGTGGGTCCTGGACACGCGCCCCCTGGTCCTGGCCGTCCTGGAGGACCTGGAAGGGGGAAGGGACGTCTCCTCCATCGCGGCCGGCTTCCACGCCGCCCTCGCACGCGGCATAGTGGAGACGTGCCTGGCGCTGCGGCGGGAGACGGGGATCGCGGTGGCGGCCCTGAGCGGCGGTGTCTTCCAGAACCGCCTGCTCACCGCCATGGCGGTGGAGGGGCTGGAGAGCGAGGGTTTCCGCTGCCTCCTCCACCGCCGCGTGCCGTGCAACGATGGGGGTGTCTCCCTGGGGCAGGCGGTGGCGGCGGCATCGCGCAGCGAGAGAGGCTTGCCCCTCGGGGAGTGA
- a CDS encoding HyaD/HybD family hydrogenase maturation endopeptidase, producing MTDRLVIGLGNELHGDDGVGVHAVRRLRGRLPADVELVEGGVLGLDLLPYLEGRRKVVFIDGIDAGEEPGAVFRFPALEAPRGGTAPPVSVHDLGFYELIGAAQLLEQCPEDIIVIAVQVKDMTLGRGLSEEVEAALPAVYRLVEEELGG from the coding sequence ATGACGGACCGCCTGGTGATAGGACTGGGAAACGAGCTGCACGGCGACGACGGGGTCGGCGTGCACGCCGTGCGGCGGCTGCGGGGAAGATTGCCCGCGGATGTAGAGCTGGTGGAGGGTGGGGTGCTGGGTCTCGATCTGCTGCCTTACCTCGAGGGCAGGAGGAAGGTCGTCTTCATCGACGGCATTGACGCCGGCGAAGAGCCGGGCGCCGTTTTCCGCTTTCCCGCCCTGGAGGCGCCGCGGGGAGGCACGGCCCCTCCCGTCTCCGTGCATGATCTGGGTTTCTACGAGCTCATCGGCGCGGCTCAACTGCTGGAGCAGTGCCCGGAGGATATAATCGTCATCGCCGTGCAGGTGAAGGACATGACCCTGGGAAGGGGGCTCTCCGAGGAGGTGGAAGCCGCCCTGCCCGCGGTATATCGCCTGGTGGAGGAGGAACTGGGAGGATAG
- a CDS encoding RnfABCDGE type electron transport complex subunit D — MVVAERMLVTVSPHLHKKDETIQRAMRDVLIALTPAAVWALVVFGFNVVYILAVSCITAALSEVIMRKVMKRRITLKDYSAMVTAVLFAFLLPPTTPLWVVAIGAFLAVGVGKELFGGLGKNVFNPAIFARVLLWFSPLAVYTTKFVKPFFWRTSGFFTPIATSINENAVGRVVYKTLAGNAVADMTTAATPLSLLKSGKWLPDMVAGPTPVGATWVNPGGKPSFWSLFIGAKSGCIGEVCILALIIGGAYLLWRGTIDWRIPAGIIGSFFLLTLVTWYHPVYNLFSGGLFLGSIFMATDWVTSPVTKRGKWIFAVGIGVTVFILRFWSLRPEGVALAIFLWNIGTLVIDRYIAVPKFGEVGARVFNQLPSLPEAAPQPAKKEA; from the coding sequence ATGGTCGTGGCGGAAAGGATGCTGGTCACCGTCTCTCCTCACCTGCACAAGAAGGATGAGACCATACAGCGCGCCATGCGCGACGTGCTCATCGCGCTCACGCCGGCCGCGGTCTGGGCCCTGGTGGTCTTCGGGTTCAACGTGGTGTACATCTTGGCCGTGAGCTGCATCACAGCGGCCCTCTCCGAGGTGATCATGCGTAAGGTCATGAAGCGCAGGATAACCCTAAAGGACTACAGCGCCATGGTCACCGCGGTTCTCTTCGCCTTCCTCCTGCCGCCCACCACTCCCCTGTGGGTGGTGGCCATCGGCGCCTTCCTGGCGGTAGGCGTCGGCAAGGAGCTCTTCGGCGGGCTGGGCAAGAACGTCTTCAACCCGGCCATCTTCGCACGCGTATTGCTGTGGTTCTCGCCCCTGGCGGTGTATACCACCAAGTTCGTGAAGCCCTTCTTCTGGAGGACGTCGGGCTTCTTCACCCCGATCGCCACCAGCATCAACGAGAACGCGGTGGGAAGGGTGGTCTACAAGACGCTGGCCGGGAACGCGGTCGCTGACATGACCACGGCGGCCACGCCCCTCTCCCTGCTCAAGTCGGGGAAATGGCTGCCGGACATGGTAGCGGGGCCAACGCCGGTGGGAGCCACCTGGGTGAACCCGGGAGGAAAGCCGTCCTTCTGGTCCCTGTTCATCGGCGCCAAGAGCGGTTGCATCGGCGAGGTGTGTATCCTGGCCCTCATCATCGGCGGGGCTTACCTGCTGTGGCGCGGTACCATCGACTGGCGCATCCCGGCGGGGATCATCGGGTCCTTCTTCCTCCTTACCCTGGTGACCTGGTACCATCCCGTCTACAACCTCTTCTCCGGCGGCCTTTTCCTGGGATCCATCTTCATGGCCACCGACTGGGTCACCAGTCCCGTGACCAAGCGGGGTAAGTGGATCTTCGCCGTGGGCATCGGGGTCACGGTGTTCATCCTGAGGTTCTGGAGCCTGCGCCCGGAGGGCGTGGCCCTGGCCATCTTCCTGTGGAACATCGGTACCCTGGTCATCGATCGTTACATCGCGGTGCCCAAGTTCGGCGAGGTTGGGGCCAGGGTGTTCAACCAGCTCCCCTCCCTGCCCGAGGCGGCGCCGCAGCCGGCGAAGAAAGAAGCGTAG
- the rsxC gene encoding electron transport complex subunit RsxC — protein MSGRATYKTFKGGIHPPYNKELASGKAVREAPLPPEVIIPLQQHIGAPNEPLVKPGDRVEVGQKIASSEAFVSAPVHASVAGTVKDITEITGFTGAKVKCVVVTPDAEQPEFRKQDRDITSLSDSEIRDIAREAGLVGMGGAAFPTHVKLAPPKDKPVDTVIINACECEPFLTCDHRLMLERPVDLVRGLKLLMRAVGAKKGLIGIEANKMDAVDAVRDAAAGDTDIAVEVLEVKYPEGAEKMLIYALTGRKVPPGKLPSEVGCLVQNVGTAVALYEAAAWGKPLYERVLTVTGPGIKEPGNLLARIGTPISALIEACGGFAGDPGKVIMGGPMTGWAQPDTNAPIVKGTSGVVVLTPEAVDVGTEEECVRCGKCVDVCPMFLLPNFIAQSVKKGQWDKAEMWGALDCFECGCCSFSCPAYIPHVDYVRKAKAEITALKRK, from the coding sequence ATGTCGGGAAGAGCGACGTATAAGACCTTCAAGGGAGGCATCCACCCGCCCTACAACAAGGAGCTGGCCTCGGGCAAGGCCGTCCGGGAAGCTCCTCTACCCCCGGAGGTGATCATCCCCCTGCAGCAGCACATCGGCGCGCCCAACGAGCCGCTGGTGAAACCCGGGGATCGCGTGGAGGTGGGGCAGAAGATCGCTTCCAGCGAAGCCTTCGTCTCCGCGCCGGTGCACGCCTCGGTGGCGGGAACGGTGAAAGACATAACCGAGATAACGGGGTTCACCGGGGCAAAGGTGAAGTGCGTAGTCGTGACCCCGGATGCCGAGCAGCCGGAGTTCCGGAAACAAGACCGCGACATCACCTCCCTTTCTGACTCGGAGATAAGGGACATCGCCCGCGAGGCCGGCCTTGTGGGCATGGGCGGCGCCGCCTTCCCCACCCACGTCAAGCTCGCCCCGCCCAAGGACAAGCCGGTGGATACGGTGATCATCAACGCCTGCGAGTGCGAACCCTTCCTCACCTGTGACCACCGCCTCATGCTGGAAAGGCCCGTTGACCTGGTGCGGGGCCTGAAGCTCCTCATGAGGGCTGTCGGCGCCAAGAAGGGACTCATCGGTATCGAGGCCAACAAGATGGACGCCGTGGACGCCGTGCGCGATGCGGCCGCGGGTGATACGGACATCGCGGTGGAGGTCCTCGAGGTCAAGTACCCCGAGGGCGCGGAGAAAATGCTCATCTACGCCCTCACGGGGCGCAAGGTCCCCCCGGGCAAGCTCCCCTCCGAGGTGGGCTGCCTGGTGCAGAACGTGGGCACGGCGGTGGCCCTCTACGAGGCCGCGGCCTGGGGAAAGCCCCTCTACGAGCGGGTCCTCACCGTGACCGGACCGGGGATCAAGGAACCCGGCAACCTCCTGGCACGCATCGGCACGCCCATCTCCGCGCTCATCGAGGCCTGCGGCGGCTTCGCCGGTGATCCCGGAAAGGTGATCATGGGGGGCCCCATGACCGGGTGGGCGCAGCCGGACACCAACGCCCCCATCGTGAAGGGGACCTCGGGCGTCGTGGTCCTAACCCCGGAAGCGGTGGACGTGGGGACGGAGGAGGAATGCGTGCGCTGCGGGAAGTGCGTGGACGTGTGCCCCATGTTCCTGCTGCCCAACTTCATAGCCCAGTCCGTGAAGAAGGGGCAGTGGGATAAGGCCGAGATGTGGGGAGCCCTTGACTGCTTCGAGTGCGGCTGCTGCTCCTTCTCCTGCCCCGCATACATACCCCATGTGGACTACGTGCGCAAGGCCAAGGCCGAGATCACGGCCTTGAAGAGGAAGTGA
- a CDS encoding nickel-dependent hydrogenase large subunit yields MAQLISIDPVTRIEGHLRIDVEVENGVVKDAWSSGTMFRGFEMLLKGKHPFDAQQVTERICGVCPLVHGTAASYNLDDALGVELPDNARIIRNLCLGANFIQSHILHFYHLAALDYVDVTAVAKYEGNDPALAALKDKVAALAKAGDVYPFLPRYESDDYVSDPELAAILVSHYVQALEMRKKAQEMLSIFYGRMPSFVGTVPGGVTVHPTVSNIAAFRARLNELRVWIDNVYVQDILTVAGVSAYAPFLTAGDSGGNYLAYGGFDQDSKGAEKFLPRGYITGNNVAAVGEFDENKLTESVKHSWYRDECEWLHPKEGKTEPEVHKEGAYSFLKAPRYDGKPMEVGPMARMLVLAGLELSGKREKKLMALVAKLGLDTAVNACVQAGKFGILPRHAMRALECKLLADEMDKWLDELKPGEKIWDKKDIPGESHGRGLVEGPRGALGHWIHIKGKVIENYQCIVPTTWNAAPRDKNGERGPIETALIGLPVPDPENPVNVVRCVRSFDPCLACAIHVIHPEHNGVREFRVV; encoded by the coding sequence ATGGCCCAACTCATCAGCATAGACCCGGTGACCCGCATCGAGGGACACCTCCGCATCGACGTGGAGGTGGAGAACGGCGTGGTCAAGGACGCCTGGTCCTCGGGGACCATGTTCCGCGGCTTCGAGATGCTCCTCAAGGGGAAGCATCCCTTCGACGCCCAGCAGGTGACGGAGCGCATCTGCGGTGTGTGCCCCCTGGTGCACGGCACCGCCGCCTCCTACAACCTGGATGACGCCCTGGGGGTGGAGCTCCCGGACAACGCCCGCATCATCCGCAACCTCTGCCTGGGCGCCAACTTCATCCAGTCCCACATCCTGCATTTCTATCACCTGGCCGCCCTGGACTACGTGGACGTGACCGCGGTGGCCAAGTACGAGGGCAACGACCCCGCCCTCGCGGCCCTCAAGGACAAGGTTGCCGCCCTGGCCAAGGCGGGGGACGTGTACCCCTTCCTGCCGCGCTACGAGTCCGACGACTACGTCAGCGACCCCGAGCTGGCGGCCATCCTGGTCAGCCATTACGTGCAGGCCCTGGAGATGCGCAAGAAGGCCCAGGAGATGCTCTCCATCTTCTACGGCCGCATGCCCAGCTTCGTGGGTACGGTGCCCGGCGGGGTGACCGTGCACCCCACTGTCTCCAACATCGCCGCCTTCCGGGCCCGCCTCAACGAGCTGCGGGTATGGATAGACAACGTGTACGTTCAGGACATCCTCACCGTGGCCGGGGTATCCGCCTACGCCCCCTTCCTCACCGCTGGCGATTCCGGCGGCAACTACCTGGCCTACGGCGGGTTCGACCAGGATTCCAAGGGAGCGGAGAAGTTCCTGCCTCGGGGTTACATCACCGGGAACAACGTGGCCGCGGTGGGGGAGTTCGACGAGAACAAACTAACCGAGTCGGTGAAGCATTCCTGGTACAGGGACGAGTGCGAGTGGCTGCACCCCAAGGAGGGGAAGACCGAGCCCGAAGTGCACAAGGAGGGCGCCTATTCCTTCCTCAAGGCTCCGCGCTACGACGGGAAGCCCATGGAGGTGGGCCCCATGGCACGCATGCTGGTCCTGGCCGGCCTGGAGCTCTCCGGCAAGAGGGAGAAGAAGCTCATGGCCCTGGTCGCAAAGCTGGGACTGGACACGGCGGTGAACGCCTGCGTGCAGGCCGGGAAGTTCGGCATCCTGCCCCGTCACGCCATGCGCGCCCTGGAGTGCAAGCTCCTGGCCGACGAGATGGACAAGTGGCTGGACGAGCTCAAGCCGGGCGAGAAGATCTGGGACAAGAAGGACATCCCGGGCGAATCCCACGGCCGGGGCCTGGTGGAAGGCCCGCGCGGGGCCCTGGGGCACTGGATCCACATCAAGGGTAAGGTCATCGAGAACTACCAGTGCATCGTGCCCACAACCTGGAACGCGGCTCCGCGGGACAAGAACGGCGAGCGGGGTCCCATCGAGACCGCCCTCATCGGTCTCCCGGTCCCCGACCCGGAGAACCCAGTCAACGTGGTGCGCTGCGTGCGGTCCTTCGACCCCTGCCTGGCCTGCGCCATCCATGTCATCCATCCCGAGCACAACGGCGTCAGGGAATTCCGCGTGGTGTAG